A genomic stretch from Oreochromis niloticus isolate F11D_XX linkage group LG11, O_niloticus_UMD_NMBU, whole genome shotgun sequence includes:
- the malsu1 gene encoding mitochondrial assembly of ribosomal large subunit protein 1, which produces MNLLCHSRKVLSSVLRSSVLLTRTEAFGSVCSISKARCISLSVPQHFTANLTSCQHSHHAASFTGHFDIKRCYSESEESRNSESNGVIEDDSHELDDNSSENSSLSRRSLETFSLDVLVSLLRQENAVDLCVIKVPEQIKYAEYFIVVSGVSPRHLRAMALYAIKVYKFLKKDEDPNVKIEGKDAEDWICIDFGNMVVHFMLPETREVYELEKLWTLRSYDEQLKSIPTETLPEDFIFDVEVTK; this is translated from the exons ATGAATTTACTCTGTCACTCGCGGAAAGTGCTGTCCTCGGTGTTGAGAAGTAGTGTTTTACTAACGCGAACAGAAGCTTTTGGAAGCGTTTGTTCAATCTCCAAAGCTCGGTGCATTAGCCTGTCTGTGCCTCAACATTTTACAGCAAATCTGACCTCATGTCAACACTCGCATCACGCAGCGTCCTTCACCGGGCACTTTGACATAAAAAGATGTTATTCGGAAAGCGAAGAGAGCCGAAATTCAGAGAGTAATGGCGTGATTGAAGATGATTCACATGAGCTGGACGATAATAGCAGCGAAAACAGCTCCCTAAGTCGCA GATCCTTAGAGACTTTCAGTCTTGATGTGCTGGTGTCTCTTCTGCGTCAGGAAAATGCAGTGGACCTCTGTGTGATTAAAGTACCAGAGCAAATCAAATACGCTGAGTACTTCATTGTCGTCAGCGGTGTGTCACCAAGGCACTTGCGCGCAATGGCACTTTATGCCATTAAAGTG TACAAGTTTCTGAAGAAAGATGAAGATCCAAATGTCAAGATTGAAGGGAAAGATGCAGAAGATTGGATCTGTATTGACTTTG GTAATATGGTTGTTCATTTCATGCTGCCAGAGACTAGAGAAGTGTATGAACTCGAAAAACTTTGGACTCTCCGCAGCTACGATGAGCAGCTGAAGAGCATCCCAACTGAGACACTTCCAGAGGATTTCATATTTGATGTTGAAGTTACAAAGTGA